One Pseudomonas tolaasii NCPPB 2192 genomic window carries:
- the lepA gene encoding translation elongation factor 4, which translates to MSDLSHIRNFSIIAHIDHGKSTLADRFIQMCGGLAEREMEAQVLDSMDLERERGITIKAHSVTLYYKAKDGITYQLNFIDTPGHVDFTYEVSRSLAACEGALLVVDAGQGVEAQSVANCYTAIEQGLEVMPVLNKIDLPQAEPERVKEEIEKIIGIDATDAVTCSAKTGLGVDEVLERLVQTIPAPTGNYEDPLQALIIDSWFDNYLGVVSLVRVRHGRVKKGDKILVKSTGKIHLVDSVGVFNPKHTATADLKAGEVGFIIAGIKDIHGAPVGDTLTLSSTPDVDVLPGFKRIQPQVYAGLFPVSSDDFEDFREALQKLTLNDSSLQYTPESSDALGFGFRCGFLGMLHMEIIQERLEREYDLDLITTAPTVIFELLLKTGETIYVDNPSKLPDLSAIDDMREPIVRANILVPQEHLGNVITLCIEKRGVQRDMLFLGTQVQVTYDMPMNEVVLDFFDRLKSTSRGYASLDYHFDRYQSANLVKLDVLINGDKVDALALIVHKDNAHYKGRQLTEKMKELIPRQMFDVAIQAAIGGQIIARTSVKALRKNVLAKCYGGDVSRKRKLLEKQKAGKKRMKQVGNVEVPQEAFLAVLRLDS; encoded by the coding sequence GTGAGTGATTTGAGTCATATCCGCAATTTCTCCATCATCGCCCACATTGACCATGGCAAGTCGACGCTGGCCGATCGATTCATCCAGATGTGCGGCGGCCTTGCCGAGCGTGAAATGGAAGCCCAGGTACTGGACTCCATGGACCTCGAACGCGAACGCGGGATCACCATCAAGGCCCACAGCGTAACTCTGTATTACAAGGCCAAAGACGGTATCACCTACCAGCTGAACTTCATCGACACCCCGGGCCACGTCGACTTCACCTATGAAGTCAGCCGTTCCCTGGCGGCCTGTGAAGGTGCCTTGCTGGTGGTTGACGCTGGCCAGGGCGTCGAAGCGCAGTCGGTTGCCAACTGCTACACCGCGATCGAGCAGGGCCTGGAAGTCATGCCCGTGCTGAACAAGATCGACCTGCCCCAGGCCGAGCCTGAGCGCGTCAAGGAAGAGATCGAGAAGATCATCGGCATCGACGCCACCGACGCCGTCACCTGCAGCGCCAAGACCGGCCTGGGTGTCGACGAAGTGCTCGAACGCCTGGTGCAGACCATTCCCGCCCCGACCGGCAACTACGAAGATCCGCTGCAAGCGTTGATCATCGACTCCTGGTTCGACAACTACCTGGGCGTTGTTTCCCTGGTACGCGTGCGCCATGGCCGTGTGAAGAAGGGCGACAAGATCCTGGTCAAGTCCACCGGCAAGATCCACCTGGTGGACAGCGTCGGTGTGTTCAACCCCAAGCACACGGCAACCGCTGATCTGAAAGCCGGTGAAGTAGGCTTCATCATTGCCGGCATCAAGGACATTCACGGTGCACCGGTAGGTGACACCCTGACCTTGAGCAGCACGCCGGACGTTGACGTACTGCCGGGCTTCAAGCGCATTCAGCCGCAGGTTTACGCCGGCCTGTTCCCGGTCAGCTCCGATGACTTCGAAGATTTCCGCGAAGCCCTGCAAAAACTGACCCTCAACGACTCGTCGTTGCAGTACACCCCGGAAAGCTCCGACGCCCTGGGCTTTGGCTTCCGTTGCGGTTTCCTGGGCATGTTGCACATGGAAATCATCCAGGAGCGCCTTGAGCGCGAATACGACCTGGACCTGATCACCACCGCGCCAACCGTTATTTTTGAGCTGTTGCTGAAAACCGGTGAAACGATTTACGTCGACAACCCGTCCAAGCTCCCGGATCTGTCGGCTATCGACGACATGCGCGAGCCGATTGTACGGGCCAATATCCTGGTACCTCAGGAGCACCTGGGCAACGTCATTACCCTGTGCATCGAGAAGCGTGGCGTTCAGCGCGACATGCTGTTCCTCGGTACCCAGGTGCAAGTGACCTACGACATGCCGATGAACGAAGTGGTCCTGGACTTCTTCGACCGCCTCAAATCCACCAGTCGCGGCTATGCTTCGCTGGATTACCATTTCGATCGTTACCAATCGGCTAATCTGGTGAAACTGGATGTGCTGATCAACGGCGACAAGGTAGATGCACTGGCACTGATCGTGCACAAGGACAACGCGCACTACAAAGGTCGGCAGTTGACCGAGAAGATGAAAGAACTGATTCCGCGCCAGATGTTCGACGTCGCGATCCAGGCCGCCATTGGCGGGCAGATCATTGCACGGACCTCCGTCAAGGCTCTCAGAAAGAACGTACTGGCCAAATGCTACGGCGGTGACGTAAGCCGTAAGCGCAAGCTGCTTGAGAAGCAAAAGGCCGGTAAAAAACGCATGAAGCAAGTAGGCAACGTGGAAGTTCCACAAGAAGCCTTCCTTGCAGTGCTCAGGTTGGATAGTTAG
- the lptG gene encoding LPS export ABC transporter permease LptG — translation MAKLDRYIGSSVLIAILAVLGIILGLASLFAFIDEVGNVTDTYTVTDVLSFVALTAPRRLYDMMPMAALIGCLIGLGSLASSSELTIMRAAGVSIGRIVWAVMKPMLLLMACSVLIGEYVAPPSEATAQANRALAQGSGDAQSAKHGLWHRQGDEFIHINAVQPGGLLIGVTRYTFDKERHMLTSSFARRAQYSAENWELSDVTTTYFRNVGQGTKAYTEVINVPTEAWDIALKPELLNTVVMIPETLPISGLWSYIHYLKDQGLNNGRYWLAFWVKVLQPVVTAALVLMAISFIFGPLRSVTLGQRVFTGVLVGFTFRIAQDLLGPSSLVFGFSPLFAVLVPTAICAVAGFWLLRRAG, via the coding sequence GTGGCTAAGCTCGATCGCTACATTGGTAGCAGCGTACTGATCGCCATCCTGGCGGTATTGGGCATCATCCTTGGCCTGGCCTCGTTGTTTGCCTTCATTGATGAGGTGGGCAACGTCACCGATACCTACACCGTCACCGATGTGCTGAGTTTCGTTGCGCTGACCGCGCCGCGTCGCCTTTACGACATGATGCCGATGGCCGCGCTGATCGGGTGCCTGATCGGCCTGGGCAGCCTGGCCAGCAGCAGCGAACTGACCATCATGCGGGCGGCGGGTGTTTCCATCGGCCGTATCGTCTGGGCGGTCATGAAGCCGATGCTGTTGCTGATGGCGTGCAGCGTGCTGATCGGTGAATACGTTGCGCCACCTTCCGAAGCCACTGCCCAGGCCAATCGCGCCCTGGCTCAGGGCTCCGGTGACGCACAAAGTGCCAAGCATGGCCTGTGGCACCGTCAGGGTGATGAGTTCATCCACATCAACGCCGTGCAACCGGGCGGCCTGTTGATTGGTGTGACGCGCTACACGTTCGACAAGGAGCGTCACATGTTGACCTCCAGCTTCGCCCGGCGCGCGCAATACAGCGCCGAGAACTGGGAGTTGAGCGACGTCACCACCACTTATTTCCGCAATGTGGGGCAGGGCACCAAGGCTTACACCGAAGTGATCAACGTGCCGACCGAGGCGTGGGATATCGCGTTGAAGCCGGAGCTGCTCAATACCGTGGTGATGATCCCGGAAACCCTGCCGATCTCGGGCTTGTGGAGCTATATCCACTACCTCAAGGATCAAGGCTTGAACAACGGCCGCTACTGGCTGGCATTCTGGGTCAAGGTGTTGCAGCCAGTGGTCACCGCTGCGCTGGTGCTGATGGCGATCTCGTTCATCTTCGGCCCGTTGCGCTCCGTCACCCTCGGCCAGCGCGTGTTTACCGGCGTGCTGGTGGGCTTCACCTTCCGTATCGCCCAGGATCTGCTCGGGCCGTCGAGTCTGGTGTTCGGGTTCTCGCCACTGTTTGCGGTGCTGGTGCCGACTGCCATTTGCGCCGTGGCCGGGTTCTGGCTGTTGCGCCGGGCCGGTTGA
- the rnc gene encoding ribonuclease III: MSVSLSRLERQLGYTFKDQELMVLALTHRSFAGRNNERLEFLGDAILNFVAGEALFERFPQAREGQLSRLRARLVKGETLAVLARGFGLGEYLRLGSGELKSGGFRRESILADALEALIGAIYLDAGMEAAKERVTAWLTSEIESLTLVDTNKDPKTRLQEFLQSRGCELPRYEVVDIQGEPHCRVFFVECEVTLLNEKSRGQGVSRRIAEQVAAAAALIALGVENGHD, from the coding sequence GTGAGCGTTTCTCTAAGCCGTCTCGAGCGCCAGCTCGGCTACACCTTCAAGGACCAGGAATTGATGGTCCTTGCCCTCACACACCGCAGCTTTGCAGGGCGTAACAACGAACGCCTGGAATTTCTCGGTGATGCCATCCTCAATTTCGTCGCAGGTGAAGCGTTGTTCGAACGTTTCCCCCAAGCCCGTGAAGGCCAGTTGTCGCGCCTGCGCGCGCGTCTGGTGAAGGGCGAGACCCTGGCCGTGCTGGCCCGTGGCTTTGGCCTGGGTGAGTATTTGCGCCTGGGTTCCGGCGAGTTGAAGAGTGGCGGTTTCCGTCGCGAGTCGATCCTGGCCGACGCCCTTGAAGCGCTGATCGGTGCCATCTACCTCGATGCGGGCATGGAAGCGGCCAAGGAGCGGGTGACCGCCTGGCTGACGTCCGAAATCGAAAGCCTCACGCTGGTCGATACCAATAAAGATCCGAAGACCCGTCTGCAGGAATTCCTGCAGTCCCGTGGTTGCGAACTGCCACGCTACGAAGTGGTGGATATCCAGGGTGAGCCCCATTGCCGCGTGTTCTTCGTGGAATGTGAAGTCACCTTATTGAATGAAAAAAGCCGAGGTCAGGGTGTGAGCCGTCGTATTGCCGAACAGGTAGCGGCCGCTGCAGCACTGATTGCCCTGGGCGTGGAGAATGGCCATGACTGA
- a CDS encoding valine--tRNA ligase translates to MDKTYQPHAIETSWYQTWESENYFAPQGAGDSYTIMIPPPNVTGSLHMGHGFNNAIMDALIRFRRMQGRNTLWQPGTDHAGIATQMLVERQLEATGQNRHDLGREKFLEKIWEWKDQSGGNISRQIRRLGSSVDWSRERFTMDDGLSEAVKEAFVRLHEDGLIYRGKRLVNWDTKLHTAISDLEVENHDEKGFLWNLKYPLADGARTAEGNDYLIVATTRPETMLGDSAVAVNPQDERYKALIGKFVELPLVGRRIPIIADDYCDPEFGTGCVKITPAHDFNDYEVGKRHNLPLLNVFDKNAAVLPACQVFNLDGTLNDSIDGKIPAEFAGLDRFEARKQIVAAFDAAGLLVSVDDHALKVPKGDRSGTVIEPWLTDQWYVSTKPLAEPAIAAVEDGRIAFVPKQYENMYFSWMRDIQDWCISRQLWWGHRIPAWYDESGKVYVGRDEAEVRAKHNLGADIALQQDNDVLDTWFSSGLWTFSTLGWPEQTDFLKTFHPTDVLVTGFDIIFFWVARMIMLTMHLVKNDDGTPQVPFKTVYVHGLVRDGQGQKMSKSKGNVLDPLDIIDGIDLESLVQKRTSGMMQPKLAKKIEKQTRDEFEGGIASYGTDALRFTFCSLASTGRDIKFDMGRVEGYRNFCNKIWNAARYVLDKGEDCGQNGEEVELSLADRWIISQLQRTEAEVTRQLDQFRFDLAAQALYEFIWNQYCDWYLELSKPVLWDENSPIERQRGTRRTLVRVLEVALRLAHPFMPFITEEIWQRIAPLAGIEGKTIMLQPWPVANEARIDEAAESDIEWLKTLMMGTRNIRAEMNIGPGKPLAVFVKNASSEDQRRLTENDALLKKLAKLESITVLAVDAEAPLSATALVGEMEVLVPMAGLIDKGAELARLDKEIGRLQGEVQRVGGKLSNAAFVDKAPAEVIEKERAKLAEAEQALGKLAEQHARISSL, encoded by the coding sequence ATGGATAAGACCTACCAGCCGCACGCTATCGAAACTTCCTGGTACCAGACCTGGGAATCCGAGAATTATTTCGCCCCGCAAGGCGCGGGCGATTCCTACACCATCATGATTCCGCCACCGAACGTCACTGGCAGCCTGCACATGGGCCATGGCTTCAACAATGCGATCATGGATGCGTTGATCCGTTTCCGCCGCATGCAGGGCCGCAACACCCTGTGGCAACCGGGCACCGACCACGCCGGTATCGCCACCCAGATGCTGGTGGAACGCCAACTGGAAGCCACCGGCCAGAACCGTCACGACCTGGGCCGCGAGAAATTCCTGGAAAAAATCTGGGAATGGAAAGACCAGTCCGGCGGCAACATCAGCCGTCAGATCCGTCGCCTGGGCTCGTCCGTAGACTGGAGCCGCGAACGCTTCACCATGGACGACGGCCTGTCGGAAGCCGTTAAAGAAGCTTTCGTGCGCCTGCACGAAGACGGCCTGATCTACCGCGGCAAGCGCCTGGTCAACTGGGACACCAAGCTGCACACGGCGATTTCCGACCTTGAAGTGGAAAACCACGACGAGAAAGGCTTCCTGTGGAACCTCAAGTACCCGCTGGCCGACGGCGCCAGGACCGCTGAAGGCAACGACTACCTGATCGTTGCCACCACTCGCCCGGAAACCATGCTGGGTGACTCCGCCGTCGCCGTGAACCCGCAAGACGAGCGCTACAAGGCGCTGATCGGCAAGTTCGTCGAACTGCCGCTGGTAGGCCGTCGCATCCCGATCATCGCGGACGACTACTGCGACCCTGAATTCGGCACCGGTTGCGTGAAAATCACCCCGGCCCACGACTTCAACGACTATGAAGTCGGCAAGCGCCACAACCTGCCGCTGCTGAACGTCTTCGACAAAAACGCCGCGGTATTGCCGGCCTGCCAGGTGTTCAACCTGGACGGCACACTGAACGACAGCATTGACGGCAAGATTCCGGCCGAGTTCGCCGGCCTCGACCGTTTCGAAGCGCGCAAGCAAATCGTTGCTGCCTTTGACGCCGCCGGCCTGCTGGTGAGCGTTGACGACCACGCGTTGAAAGTGCCGAAGGGCGACCGTTCCGGCACCGTGATCGAACCGTGGCTGACCGACCAGTGGTACGTGTCCACCAAGCCATTGGCAGAACCGGCTATCGCCGCCGTGGAAGACGGCCGCATCGCGTTCGTGCCAAAACAATACGAAAACATGTACTTCTCGTGGATGCGTGACATCCAGGACTGGTGCATCAGCCGTCAACTGTGGTGGGGCCACCGCATTCCGGCCTGGTACGACGAATCGGGCAAGGTTTATGTAGGCCGTGACGAAGCCGAAGTACGGGCAAAGCACAACCTCGGTGCTGACATTGCGCTGCAACAGGATAACGACGTACTGGACACCTGGTTCAGCTCGGGGCTGTGGACTTTCTCCACCCTGGGCTGGCCGGAACAGACCGACTTCCTCAAGACCTTCCACCCCACCGACGTGCTGGTCACCGGCTTCGACATCATTTTCTTCTGGGTTGCCCGGATGATCATGCTGACCATGCACCTGGTGAAAAACGACGACGGCACCCCCCAGGTACCGTTCAAGACCGTGTACGTGCACGGCCTGGTGCGTGATGGCCAGGGCCAGAAGATGTCCAAGTCCAAGGGCAACGTGCTGGACCCGCTGGACATCATCGACGGCATCGACCTGGAGTCCCTGGTGCAGAAACGCACCTCGGGCATGATGCAGCCGAAACTGGCCAAAAAGATCGAAAAGCAGACCCGCGACGAGTTCGAAGGTGGCATCGCCAGCTACGGCACCGACGCCCTGCGCTTCACCTTCTGCTCGCTGGCGTCCACCGGTCGTGACATCAAGTTCGACATGGGTCGCGTCGAAGGCTATCGCAACTTCTGCAACAAGATCTGGAACGCCGCGCGCTACGTGCTGGACAAAGGCGAAGACTGTGGCCAGAACGGCGAAGAAGTCGAACTGAGCCTGGCCGACCGCTGGATCATTTCGCAACTGCAACGCACCGAAGCCGAAGTGACCCGCCAGCTCGACCAGTTCCGCTTCGACCTGGCCGCGCAAGCCTTGTACGAGTTCATCTGGAACCAGTATTGCGACTGGTACCTGGAACTGTCCAAGCCCGTGCTGTGGGACGAGAACTCGCCGATCGAGCGCCAGCGCGGCACCCGCCGCACCCTGGTGCGCGTGCTGGAAGTTGCCTTGCGCCTCGCGCACCCGTTCATGCCGTTCATCACGGAAGAAATCTGGCAGCGCATCGCGCCGCTGGCCGGTATCGAAGGCAAGACCATCATGCTGCAACCCTGGCCGGTGGCCAACGAAGCACGCATCGATGAGGCCGCCGAAAGCGATATCGAATGGCTCAAAACCCTGATGATGGGCACGCGTAACATCCGCGCCGAGATGAACATCGGGCCGGGCAAGCCATTGGCGGTGTTTGTGAAGAACGCCAGCAGCGAGGACCAGCGTCGTCTCACCGAGAACGATGCATTGCTCAAAAAGCTGGCGAAGCTGGAGTCCATCACCGTACTGGCGGTTGACGCAGAAGCGCCATTGTCCGCGACCGCGCTGGTCGGCGAGATGGAAGTGCTGGTGCCGATGGCCGGCTTGATCGACAAGGGCGCAGAACTGGCCCGCCTCGACAAGGAAATCGGCCGCCTGCAGGGCGAAGTGCAACGCGTGGGCGGCAAGCTGTCCAACGCGGCGTTCGTCGACAAGGCGCCGGCTGAAGTGATCGAGAAAGAACGCGCCAAGCTGGCCGAGGCTGAACAGGCCCTTGGCAAGCTGGCGGAGCAACATGCGCGGATTTCCAGCCTGTAA
- a CDS encoding DNA polymerase III subunit chi: protein MTQVDFYILPSADPLARLDFACKLTVKAWRMGHRIYLHCSDAAQRDELDARLWRFKGESFVPHGPAETEPEGLVVLGLGGNCGDHTDLLVNLDLKVPAFAKAFARVAEVVVEDPAIRQAARESFRFYREQGYPLQDHRLQRL, encoded by the coding sequence ATGACCCAAGTCGACTTCTATATATTGCCCAGCGCCGACCCGCTCGCGCGCCTGGACTTTGCCTGCAAACTCACCGTAAAAGCCTGGCGCATGGGCCACCGCATCTACCTGCATTGCAGCGACGCGGCCCAGCGTGACGAATTGGACGCCCGCCTGTGGCGCTTCAAGGGCGAAAGCTTCGTGCCACACGGCCCGGCTGAAACCGAACCTGAAGGCCTGGTGGTATTGGGCTTGGGCGGCAATTGCGGCGATCACACTGATCTTTTGGTCAACCTGGACCTGAAAGTACCGGCCTTTGCCAAGGCTTTTGCCCGCGTGGCCGAAGTGGTGGTGGAAGATCCGGCTATTCGTCAGGCCGCGCGGGAGAGTTTCCGTTTCTACCGCGAACAGGGCTATCCTCTGCAAGATCACCGGCTACAACGACTCTGA
- the lepB gene encoding signal peptidase I, with protein MSLNFPLLLVIAVAVCGLLALLDLVFFAPRRRAAIASYQGSVSQPDAVVVEKLNKEPLLVEYGKSFFPVLFIVLVLRSFLVEPFQIPSGSMKPTLDVGDFILVNKFSYGIRLPVIDRKVIPVGDPQRGDVMVFRYPSDPNVNYIKRVVGLPGDVIRYTSDKRLFVNGESVAEKLIGTEPNTLGSAELYQEKLGTVEHEIRKEMSRYRAMPDGEWKVPAGHYFMMGDNRDNSNDSRYWDDPNIPKDLLGMVPDENIVGKAFAVWMSWPEPKLSHLPNFSRVGLIK; from the coding sequence ATGTCACTAAATTTCCCGCTGTTGCTGGTCATCGCCGTTGCCGTTTGCGGTCTCCTGGCGTTGCTCGATCTGGTGTTCTTCGCCCCGCGTCGGCGGGCGGCTATCGCCTCCTATCAGGGCAGCGTCAGCCAGCCCGATGCGGTGGTGGTCGAGAAGCTGAACAAAGAGCCCTTGCTGGTTGAATACGGCAAGTCGTTCTTTCCGGTGCTGTTCATCGTGCTGGTGCTGCGCTCGTTTCTGGTGGAGCCGTTTCAGATCCCTTCGGGGTCGATGAAACCTACCCTGGACGTGGGTGACTTCATCCTCGTGAACAAGTTTTCCTATGGGATCCGCCTGCCGGTGATCGACAGGAAAGTCATCCCGGTCGGTGACCCGCAGCGCGGCGATGTGATGGTGTTCCGCTACCCGAGCGACCCGAACGTCAACTACATCAAGCGTGTGGTCGGCCTGCCGGGCGACGTGATTCGCTACACCAGTGACAAACGCCTGTTCGTCAATGGCGAGTCGGTGGCCGAGAAGCTGATCGGCACCGAGCCGAACACCTTGGGCAGCGCCGAGCTGTACCAGGAAAAACTCGGCACGGTCGAGCACGAAATCCGCAAGGAAATGAGCCGCTACCGTGCAATGCCGGATGGCGAATGGAAAGTGCCGGCCGGGCACTATTTCATGATGGGCGACAACCGGGACAACTCCAACGACAGCCGTTACTGGGATGACCCCAACATTCCCAAGGACCTGCTGGGCATGGTTCCCGACGAGAACATTGTCGGCAAGGCCTTTGCGGTCTGGATGAGCTGGCCGGAACCCAAGCTCAGCCACCTGCCGAACTTCTCGCGGGTCGGGCTGATCAAGTAA
- the lptF gene encoding LPS export ABC transporter permease LptF: MIVFRYLSREVLLTLSAVSAVLLVITMSGRFVKFLAQAASGALDPGSLFLIMGFRLPGFLQLILPLGLFLGILLAYGRLYLESEMTVLSATGMSQQRLLAMTMVPAAGVALLVAWLSMSLAPQGAMQFQLLLNKQDAMTEFDTLEPGRFQALNDGTRVTYTETMTDDRSNLGGVFISQKNLGQNQKDRGISILVADSGRQEVRPDGNRYLILENGYRYDGSPGLADYRAIKYDTYGVMLAKPEISEEVTDRDALPTSSLFGSQELRSIAELQWRISLPLLVFIVTLMAVPLSRVNPRRGRFLKLLPAILLYMAYLTILISARGSLEKGKLSPIIGLWWVHGIFLAIGLGLLYWEPIRLKMQSRRGQKELARG, encoded by the coding sequence TTGATTGTCTTCCGTTATCTGTCCCGCGAAGTCCTGTTGACCCTGAGTGCCGTGAGTGCGGTGCTGCTGGTCATCACCATGAGTGGTCGTTTCGTCAAATTCCTTGCCCAGGCGGCCTCGGGCGCCCTGGATCCGGGCTCGTTGTTCCTGATCATGGGCTTTCGTCTGCCGGGCTTCCTGCAGCTGATCCTGCCGCTGGGCCTGTTTCTCGGCATTCTGCTGGCCTATGGCCGGTTGTACCTTGAAAGCGAAATGACCGTGCTGTCGGCTACCGGCATGAGCCAGCAGCGTCTGCTGGCCATGACCATGGTGCCGGCTGCCGGTGTGGCGCTGTTGGTGGCGTGGCTGAGCATGAGCCTGGCCCCTCAGGGCGCCATGCAGTTCCAGCTGCTGTTGAACAAGCAGGACGCCATGACGGAGTTCGATACCCTGGAGCCAGGGCGTTTTCAGGCGCTCAACGACGGCACCCGCGTGACCTACACCGAAACCATGACCGATGACCGCTCCAATCTGGGTGGTGTGTTCATTTCCCAGAAAAATCTGGGGCAAAACCAGAAAGATCGCGGCATTTCGATTCTGGTCGCCGACAGTGGCCGTCAGGAAGTACGCCCTGACGGCAACCGTTATCTGATCCTGGAAAATGGCTACCGCTACGACGGCAGCCCGGGTCTGGCGGACTACCGTGCCATCAAATACGACACCTACGGTGTGATGCTGGCCAAACCCGAGATCAGTGAAGAAGTCACCGACCGCGATGCATTGCCCACTTCCTCGCTGTTCGGCAGCCAGGAACTGCGCTCCATTGCCGAGTTGCAATGGCGTATTTCCCTGCCGTTGCTGGTGTTTATCGTGACCTTGATGGCTGTGCCGCTGTCGCGCGTCAACCCGCGCCGGGGCCGTTTCCTCAAGCTGTTGCCGGCGATCCTGCTGTACATGGCCTACCTGACCATCCTGATTTCCGCCCGCGGCTCCCTCGAAAAGGGCAAGTTGTCGCCGATTATCGGCCTGTGGTGGGTGCATGGCATCTTCCTGGCGATCGGCCTGGGGCTGCTCTACTGGGAACCCATACGTTTGAAAATGCAGAGCCGTCGCGGCCAGAAGGAGTTGGCTCGTGGCTAA
- a CDS encoding leucyl aminopeptidase, with protein sequence MELVVKSVSPETLKTATLVVAVGEGRKLGVAARQLDELSGGALSAVLKRGDLAGKVGQSLLLQSLPNLKADRVLLVGVGKDAELGDRPFRKIISGILNTLKGLGGSDAALALDEIVVKGRDSYGKTRLLAESLVDGGYVFDQFKSTKAEPRALKKITLLTIKAAQAEVERAVTHATAIANGMSFTRDLGNLPPNICHPTFLGEQAKALGKEFKGLKVEVLDEKKIKELGMGSFYAVGQGSDQPPRLIVMQYNGGKKSEKPYALVGKGITFDTGGISLKPGLGMDEMKYDMGGAASVFGTLRAVLELKLPINLVCILACAENMPSGGATRPGDIVTTLSGQTVEILNTDAEGRLVLCDALTYAERFKPQAVIDIATLTGACVVALGAHTSGLLGNNDELIEQLLSAGKAADDRAWQLPLFDEYQEQLDSPFADIANIGGPKAGTITAACFLSRFAKNFNWAHLDIAGTAWTSGGKDKGATGRPVPLLTQYLLDRAKA encoded by the coding sequence ATGGAATTGGTTGTAAAAAGCGTTAGCCCCGAAACGTTGAAAACCGCCACCCTCGTGGTCGCTGTCGGCGAAGGCCGCAAGCTCGGCGTCGCCGCCAGGCAACTGGATGAACTGAGCGGTGGCGCCCTCAGCGCCGTGCTCAAACGCGGCGACCTGGCCGGTAAAGTCGGCCAAAGCCTGCTGCTGCAAAGCCTGCCGAACCTCAAAGCCGACCGCGTATTGCTGGTGGGCGTGGGCAAGGACGCCGAACTCGGCGACCGCCCGTTCCGCAAGATCATCAGCGGCATCCTCAATACCCTCAAGGGCCTGGGCGGCAGCGATGCGGCACTGGCACTCGACGAAATCGTCGTAAAAGGCCGTGACAGCTACGGCAAGACCCGTCTGCTGGCCGAGAGCCTGGTGGACGGCGGTTATGTTTTCGACCAATTCAAGAGCACCAAGGCCGAACCGCGTGCCTTGAAGAAAATCACCCTGCTGACCATCAAGGCCGCGCAGGCTGAAGTCGAGCGCGCCGTGACCCACGCCACCGCAATCGCCAACGGCATGTCGTTTACCCGCGACCTGGGCAACCTGCCGCCGAACATCTGCCACCCGACATTCCTGGGCGAGCAGGCCAAGGCACTGGGCAAAGAGTTCAAGGGTCTGAAAGTTGAAGTGCTGGACGAGAAGAAGATCAAGGAACTGGGCATGGGCTCGTTCTATGCCGTGGGCCAGGGCAGCGACCAGCCGCCACGCCTGATCGTGATGCAATACAACGGCGGCAAGAAGTCCGAGAAGCCTTACGCCCTGGTCGGCAAAGGCATCACCTTCGACACCGGCGGCATCAGCCTCAAGCCGGGCCTGGGCATGGACGAGATGAAATACGACATGGGCGGCGCCGCCAGCGTGTTCGGCACCCTGCGCGCCGTGCTCGAGTTGAAGCTGCCGATCAACCTGGTGTGCATCCTGGCCTGCGCCGAGAACATGCCGAGCGGCGGTGCAACCCGTCCGGGCGATATCGTCACCACCCTGAGCGGCCAGACCGTTGAAATCCTCAACACCGACGCCGAGGGCCGCCTGGTACTGTGCGATGCACTGACCTACGCCGAGCGCTTCAAACCGCAAGCCGTGATCGACATTGCGACCCTGACCGGTGCCTGCGTGGTGGCCCTGGGCGCCCACACCTCCGGCCTGCTGGGCAATAACGACGAGTTGATCGAGCAACTGCTCAGCGCCGGTAAAGCCGCCGATGACCGCGCCTGGCAACTGCCGCTGTTCGACGAATATCAGGAACAACTGGACAGCCCGTTCGCCGACATCGCCAACATTGGCGGCCCGAAAGCCGGCACGATCACGGCTGCATGCTTCCTCTCGCGCTTCGCCAAGAACTTCAACTGGGCGCACCTGGACATCGCCGGCACGGCCTGGACCAGCGGCGGCAAGGACAAGGGCGCCACTGGCCGTCCGGTTCCCCTGCTGACCCAATACCTGCTGGACCGCGCCAAAGCCTGA
- a CDS encoding DNA polymerase III subunit chi: MDTPNPLKKDDHLLDDLESIRQLLGDDGLQPPLLTETVDGEVQIPLLFDMVGGKPAAPEPVTPAPVAAELAPAPEKTPDALLLHLDNELRAAAQLIMQDVIDDFAPHIEAEIKRRMDARMERLLSQYQS; encoded by the coding sequence ATGGACACTCCCAACCCGCTAAAAAAAGACGACCACCTGCTGGATGACCTTGAGTCGATCCGCCAGTTGCTGGGTGATGACGGCTTGCAACCGCCGCTGCTGACCGAAACGGTCGATGGCGAGGTCCAGATTCCGCTGTTGTTCGACATGGTTGGCGGCAAGCCCGCTGCGCCGGAGCCTGTAACACCCGCCCCCGTTGCAGCAGAACTCGCGCCCGCTCCGGAAAAAACGCCCGACGCGCTGCTGCTGCACCTGGACAATGAACTGCGCGCCGCTGCGCAATTGATCATGCAAGACGTGATCGACGACTTTGCCCCGCATATCGAAGCCGAAATCAAGCGGCGGATGGATGCGCGCATGGAGCGGCTGCTCAGCCAGTATCAATCCTGA